Part of the Vigna unguiculata cultivar IT97K-499-35 chromosome 3, ASM411807v1, whole genome shotgun sequence genome, TGAATCGTCAAATCTAATATCAACTTTTTTTGCTGTCCTCACCACCACACGCTTAAAGATTAAAATGATGTTTGatttaaagatataataaaggcttaaagatatataaaatttgtttctcattcatatttttataaatctatatttacttttaaaccatttaaaatattatttaaatactttttttacaaaaataaatatcatattaaagaCTATTAAAGTGACTTTTTTTATACtgatattacaaaaataaatatcatatataattcaaattgCAATGAAAGGGAAGACAGAGTAAACTATTCAAACAAGATGAAAAATTgtacattaaaatatatattctttaaaacaaaaacaaaattaaagaatgaaaagatatatatatatatatatatatatatatatatatatatatatatatatatatatataacaacatacaaaacatagcaatatataaatacatatttcataattaaaaaattaagaaaaaaattatataataaagtttaacagaagaaaaatacattaaaactaTCATGTTTGGTCATCTGATAGCATGTCAAGGAAgttcaatttattatttgaaaaaaaaaactctaccATTTTCAAgttctttattctcttatattatcatttatattttatcactttgaattttatatttcaattttaaatattttaaataatattttacatttaagtAAATCagcatgaaaataattaaattatattaataaatattttctaaaaatattaaatttaaaattaaatacatatttacatgtgacatgataaaaattattaaaaattaaaatttaacttaatgaaataaaatattaagttttcgctaatttaaataattttcaatcaaaatttgagataaaatttGGCTATCACTGTGACTATCAGTTCCAACTGTTTGGTGTCGGTGCCGTGACAACACTGTCTTTAAGTGAGCCTTATGCCCAACggcattatttcttttttcctaattttttttaataatttgtactGTGTATATGTTGTTAGAAtacatgttttcaaaataataagtttGAAATAATTGAGAATTAAAACATTCAactataaataatgaaaataaatgcattgattttataataacatgatatttttaatcatttatataaaatgtatgaaatctaagttctatttttttattttatgttgaactataatttttaaataattgatttaaaatttgaaaaattcattatataacAGTTTATGACAGAGTGAACAACCTATTACTTAAGAAAAGAAACtaagtttattatatataatgaatttattcatttttattataaacgcttattaaaaaataaattaataagataaaatagatTAAGAATTGTTCAAAAGTTTAATTGATAGTAAGATATAGTTGTATAatactatttcttttattaatgattttataaCTTATCTACCTACAAATCTTTTGTTAATCactcaaattattaaaataaacataatacaaACTTTACACAAACTAcggaataatttttttatgaccAAATAACAAACAACACTTCAATTAACTACCATAAATATCCCACACTTCCACAATAAAGATTAAGAGTTAGTCTCATTAATcattagaaatatttataagCATACATATGAATCAATTACAAAGAACACTTAATTAACTACCATAAATATCCCACACTTTCATAATAAAGATTAAGAGTTTGTCTCATTAGTAATTAGAATATGTAAATTAACTTCGTCCTTTAATCACATCCGCCTCTAATAGTTGGTCAGagtaattaataacaataacaaaagaGAGCAAAAAAGACAGCTTTGATTGATTAGAATTGGAAACAGGAGAAGGGGGAAAAATCGACAGCTTTATAACAAAGCAAatcaaaatgtaattaaaaaatatgtaaagttCATGATTAATCTGAGCTTGACATCTTCTTTGGACATACATGTCCATGTCTGAAATCTGCCATGCTACTTTCGTGAAGCACACTGAGAAAAACCTTCCTTTTCCTCAGGAACTCACATCGACCCATATCCAGCAACTCTATCTCTTACAGAACAACACATTACACTGAAACTTGTAAACATGTCTTGTAACTTGTTGTGAGCAACcccaaaatttgtttttccattttttttcactCGTCAAGATTTGCTTCTCTTGTTTCCTCGGGAAAATCGACTCTTGTGCTTTTAAGGCACTCTTGTGGTTTGGCGTGTTGTCGTCAAAAGATAGCAACTTTAGCGGTATTGGAGGGTGGATTTGTTGGTAGTTGTTCTGGGGTGATGCCATGGCAGAGAAGGTTGTGGTTTCGCCCCAATGGGCTCTATGGTCCATTCCAATGCTTCATTGGCGTGTTGGGTTGCTCACTGCTTTGGTTTTGCTTGGAATGGTTGTGGTTTGGAGCATTGATGGGTGCACAGTAAGGAGCATCTTTCAAGCTTGGAGGTATCAACAGGACTATCTTGCTGTAAGGTTTCATTCTCCTAATTTAACCCTCGTCTCTCCGTACAGTGCTGTGAACTTCACTCCGTATGAAAAGTTAGGCGAAAAATCCCCTCTACTTGAGGGGCACACTAGTTGGATTTCAAGTGAGTTAGAACCCAACTTCACTTCAAATCTCATAGCTAGATGGTCAGCTCGTGGAGGCATACCCTGTGAAGATTCCAAGGCTGTGGAGATTTCAATTCCTGGGTTGGATGGTGGGGAGGTGATAGAGCTTTCAGCTGGTGATGTGCATGAATTTAGTTTTCAAGCACTGGATGATTCAGGGAAGCCTCGTTGTTTAGGTGGGGACTACTTTGAGGCTGATCTTTCAGGGGAATCATGGAAATCTAGGCCTTTGGTGAAAGATTTCAGCAATGGTTCTTACTCAATCTCACTGCAGGTTCATCCAGATTTTGATGGGGTTTACAATCTCACTATAATTCTGCTCTATAGGCACTTTGAAGGTCTGAAGTTCACCCCATGGAGGTTTTCTTATGACCGAATGCTGCGAAATTTTGCAATCAGATTCTACAAAAGCGGTGTTCAGCTACCGGAGCTGCAGTCTTGCAAGGCCTCAGATTTTGGCAGGGATGTGTGGAGTGGAAGGTGGACAAGGCATGGAAAGAATGATGACTGCACCATTGGAAATGATGGCAGGTACCGGTGCCTTGGGTCGGATTTTCCTTGCAAAGCTCCTTGGTGTGATGGTTCCTTGGGAATTCTAGAGAGTAATGGGTGGGTGTATTCAACTCATTGTTCATTCAAGTTGTATTCAGCTGAGTCTGCTTGGAAATGCTTGAAGAACAGATGGATTTTCTTCTGGGGCGATTCAAATCACGTCGACACAATAAGGAACATGCTCAACTTTGTGTTGGACTTGCCCGAAATACGTTCTGTTCCCAGAAGATTTGACTGGAACTTTTCCAACCCAAAAGACCCTTCTCAAAAAGTTAGGATCACAAGCATCTTCAACGGGCATTGGAATGAAACGCAGAACTATCTGGGGTTGGATTCTCTGAGAGATGAAGGGTTTCAAGATTTGATAAAGAAGTACTTCTCAGAAGATACGGTTCCTGACACTGTGATCATGAACTCTGGCCTGCATGATGGCGTGCACTGGCGCAACATAAGAGCATTCTCTGTCGGAGCAGATTATGCAGCATCCTTTTGGAGAGATATTATGAAGAGAGTGAAGCAAAGAG contains:
- the LOC114179439 gene encoding uncharacterized protein LOC114179439, with amino-acid sequence MAEKVVVSPQWALWSIPMLHWRVGLLTALVLLGMVVVWSIDGCTVRSIFQAWRYQQDYLAVRFHSPNLTLVSPYSAVNFTPYEKLGEKSPLLEGHTSWISSELEPNFTSNLIARWSARGGIPCEDSKAVEISIPGLDGGEVIELSAGDVHEFSFQALDDSGKPRCLGGDYFEADLSGESWKSRPLVKDFSNGSYSISLQVHPDFDGVYNLTIILLYRHFEGLKFTPWRFSYDRMLRNFAIRFYKSGVQLPELQSCKASDFGRDVWSGRWTRHGKNDDCTIGNDGRYRCLGSDFPCKAPWCDGSLGILESNGWVYSTHCSFKLYSAESAWKCLKNRWIFFWGDSNHVDTIRNMLNFVLDLPEIRSVPRRFDWNFSNPKDPSQKVRITSIFNGHWNETQNYLGLDSLRDEGFQDLIKKYFSEDTVPDTVIMNSGLHDGVHWRNIRAFSVGADYAASFWRDIMKRVKQRGLAWGRVFYRTTVATGGYARSLAFNPNKMEAFNGVLLEKLKESGVVSGVIDNFDMTFPWHFDNRCNDGVHYGRAPAKMKWRDGQIGHQYFVDLMLSHVLLNALCAR